One Clarias gariepinus isolate MV-2021 ecotype Netherlands chromosome 18, CGAR_prim_01v2, whole genome shotgun sequence genomic window carries:
- the btbd3a gene encoding BTB/POZ domain-containing protein 3a yields the protein MSAELYAAKKLPPAATAVQQYQQQNISNNNTVQGCNWQGLYPTIRERNAVMFNNELIADVHFVVGPPGGTQRVPGHKYILAVGSSVFYAMFYGELAEDKDEIRIPDVEPHSFLAMLKYIYCDEIDLCADTVLATLYAAKKYMVPHLARACVAFLETSLSARNACVLLSQSCLFEEPELTRRCWQVIDAQAELALRSDAFCDIDLRTLESILRRETLNASETVVLEAALSWAEAECQRRELQPSVENKRLVLGDALYLIRVPAMSLDEFANGAAQCGLLTLAETNAVFLWHTAANKPELPFVSQPRKGLTPQRCHRFQSCAYRSNQWRYRGRCDSIQFAVDRRVFIAGFGLYGSSCGSAEYQAKIELKRQGGTLGLAVVKYFSDGSSGTFPVFFEHPVQVEPDTFYTASVVLDGNELSYFGQEGMTEVQCGKVTFQFQCSSDSTNGTGVQGGQIPELIFYA from the exons ATGTCCGCCGAGCTTTACGCTGCAAAGAAGCTGCCCCCGGCGGCAACGGCGGTGCAGCAGTACCAACAGCAGAACATCAGCAACAATAACACTGTTCAGGGCTGCAACTGGCAAGGACTCTATCCCACCATCAGagagag AAATGCAGTTATGTTTAACAACGAGCTGATAGCGGACGTGCACTTCGTGGTCGGTCCTCCTGGGGGAACGCAAAGAGTACCGGGGCACAAG TACATCCTGGCTGTTGGGAGCTCTGTGTTCTACGCCATGTTTTACGGGGAGCTGGCCGAGGACAAGGACGAGATCCGCATTCCGGACGTCGAGCCGCATTCTTTCCTGGCCATGCTCAA ATACATCTACTGCGATGAGATCGACCTGTGCGCAGATACCGTCCTGGCCACGCTGTACGCCGCCAAGAAGTACATGGTCCCGCACCTGGCGCGCGCCTGCGTGGCGTTCCTGGAGACCAGCCTGAGCGCTCGCAACGCCTGCGTGCTCCTGTCGCAGAGCTGCCTGTTTGAGGAGCCAGAGCTGACGCGCCGCTGCTGGCAGGTGATCGACGCCCAGGCCGAGCTCGCGCTCCGCTCCGATGCCTTCTGCGACATCGACTTGCGCACGCTGGAAAGCATCCTCCGGCGCGAGACGCTCAACGCAAGTGAGACGGTCGTTCTGGAGGCGGCGCTCAGCTGGGCCGAGGCTGAGTGCCAGCGCCGTGAACTGCAGCCCAGCGTTGAGAACAAGAGGCTGGTGCTGGGGGACGCCCTGTACCTCATTCGTGTCCCAGCCATGTCGCTGGACGAGTTCGCGAACGGTGCGGCGCAGTGCGGCTTGCTCACGCTGGCCGAGACTAACGCCGTTTTCCTGTGGCACACGGCGGCTAACAAACCCGAGCTGCCCTTCGTCAGCCAGCCGAGGAAAGGCCTGACGCCGCAGCGCTGCCACCGCTTCCAGTCCTGCGCTTACCGCAGCAACCAGTGGCGCTACCGCGGGCGCTGCGACAGCATCCAGTTCGCCGTGGACAGGCGCGTCTTCATTGCCGGCTTCGGTCTGTACGGCTCCAGCTGCGGCTCGGCCGAGTACCAGGCCAAGATCGAGCTCAAGAGGCAGGGCGGGACGCTGGGCCTCGCCGTCGTCAAGTACTTCTCGGACGGCTCCAGCGGCACGTTCCCGGTCTTTTTCGAGCACCCGGTGCAGGTAGAGCCCGACACATTCTACACCGCCAGCGTGGTGCTGGATGGCAACGAGCTTAGCTACTTCGGCCAAGAAGGGATGACCGAGGTGCAGTGCGGGAAGGTTACCTTCCAGTTCCAGTGCTCCTCGGACAGTACCAACGGCACTGGAGTGCAGGGGGGTCAGATACCCGAGCTCATATTTTATGCCTGA